The sequence ggcaaaaacgaatcatgaaatatggtgaaaagaggttaaaagtgacaataatgggtcgacatctgtgacattaggtggaatgtttataagtgctgaacgtgtctgaaaagtagaaaaaaatgtgtagaaaagacattgaagaacagtcatgtggagacaggaccatctataaggggaaataaagggaagagatttttggggtccatccataaagtcagtaaaatgatggtccattgttctatgaatctgtgataaccgcacatttatttattcatctgaataatatccactgttatgcaggaacgtttactattttatttatttatttatttttaaatgcttctttttttttttaaatgtgaaaaaataaaaataaaattcagaCACGCATTGTCATTGTGAAAAAACATCCGATGAGCTTCATCAATGTGAAAAACCCAAATCTGATGTAAATTTtagatatattaaaaaaaaaaaagaaaaggatttCACTGTACAAGTGCGCCATCTAATGTGTAAACCCATGGTTTTCgttgtgttttttcttaaacGGCCTCCCATATCCAATTGTAATCTGTAATTATTTTAgtctcgcttttttttttttttttttgtcttttattttttttctcattgtttttcatttagtctttattttttttattttttttttgttatctttttggTCTTAACTGTTTTTTCTagtcctgtttatttatttccccATCTGTTACTATTTCATACTgcagaatgtaaaataaaaacaaaaagtagaaaattaaataaataaaaatgtctccgGATGTTTGTGTCACCCTATTTCCGGTTGGTGGTGTCTGTGCCTTGAGatgttttttcaatgaaaaggttgaaaaacactgttttcggggacataataaataaaattgtgcttttttttagcGGTGCAGACTGTGTGAACACCAGGGGGCGCTGCCCCCCCAACACGTTAACACAACAGGAAGCAGCCCGAGGTACACGACACCGTGACGTCACAGCTGAAAGTTTCACTAACACCACGATCCGACCCTGAACTTGATCCGATCCAGTAGACTGAGAACTACATGACACGAGGTAAACAAAGCGATTATTTAATCCGGATCATTTAATCCTAATCCTGTGGTCCGGGTGCTTTAATCCTGCTCCTGTACTttagttcttcttctttaaacTTTAATCTTCACTTGCAGAAAGTCCGAGCAGCTCAGTTTAAATcagtttttacaagtttttatACTTTTGgtattcagtgtgtttttggtattctTTGTGCTACAaattgaagtgtgtgtgtgtgtgcgcgcgcgtgcgtgtgtttgtcAAATATTAGTGCTAGGGTGTATAGTTATTGTGTGTGTAGAGCAGGATGTCCTCCTCAGGTACTTCAACACTTAATAGTAGAGCTGGGTTTGTGCAGCACAACTAATgacgttgttgttgtttatgtgGTGATACAGCTGGACGATATGGAGCAAAaatgtttcaatatttttttctcaaaatggcgatatacgatataaatcatgataatttaaataaagttttaccaggaagacaattcagggttaaatttgctgacacAAAAATACCACACAGACTAAAATAACATATCACGGTGATCAGAGCGCTAGCCTAGCCTCTTTGTCACGCTAGGCATGATTTTCTTTTAGCGCCCCTTTATATGGTGTTTTTACatcattgttatattattattatcagaatcattttTAACACTTCCatactaaaaaatacaaaaaaacaactcataaaaacataagaaattactgaaaaatacacaaaaagagagaaaaaaatgcacaattggacaaaagaaatacataaaataaaaaaaattaaaaaaaaggatagcaaaagacacaaaaggagaaaaaatacacactgGGGCAACGAAAATACATACatgccaaaaaatacacaaaatgactctgaaagACATCCAgaattaccaaaaaatacacaaaagaacaacaaaaatacacaaaatgaggggaaaaaaacccacaatgggacatttattaacaaacagctgcacattttgtctttttctcctataaaggacagcacgtgtgagtgagttctgttgtgtATCTTGTGTAGATGAAGGTCAGGAttagaacacactcagtaatcatctaactgaccttttcattctgttctgagaagtagagaaagcagcgactcctaaaacaagtattataAGAcaaaatcagctataaaataaaaatttatttttaaagtcgatATTGGAATTTTCCATATCGcgaaaatagaaaactcaatatatattgaatctcgatatattgcccagctctagttgTCATACAGGTGATGATGTTGTCATGTTCCTGTGATTGACAGGTGATGGATGTGGGCGTCGGCCTCTTTCCTGACGTCATGGCGACCAACGCCTGGACACACGACAACTCGTTTTCCTGCTCCGAAAAATCCCTGCAGGACTGGGTGGTTGACCCCAAATGTGTGAGTGTGGgttagctacacacacacacacacacacacacacacacacacacacttctacttactgtgacctttgaccctcagCAGGCTCTTAGCGACAGTGAATCAGACGGCATTCTCCACGGCGTGGACCCAAACGAGGTGTTTCCCAACGCTCCCGTCGCCGACCAATCATCAGAGAGCGACAGCGGCATCTCCGTGGAGCCCGTCGTCGAGGGGCCCATTGCCATGGTGACAGAGGAGCCCATCGCTGCCAGGGTGACGAAACAATCGTCCCTCGGCACCGTGTATCAGGTGGTCTACGACATCGGTGGGGACGGAGCCAGGATGGAGGCGGGAAGAGAGAACGTCGTCTCCATCGAGTTTGGTCAGAGagtagtttgcatgttttccctgtgtgggcgtgtctgtgattgtgtgtgtgtgtgtgtgtgtgcagatcaGTGGAGTTCTCAGCTGCTGCTCTCAGACTCGTGCGTCGTCAGCGAGTTGCCGGTTGTCGCGGCAACGCGTTCCATGGGCAACCTTCAGAGCTTGGGTGATGAGCTGGTGAGGCTTTGACCTGTcggtgtttgtctttgttttgagaAGGTTTTTTCCTAGTCCGCTCCTGAACTCCCATGTAATTTGTGCTGCCTTTTGtcagattgtttttttcatgtttctttaacgGGATGTAACAGAAATTAAAAttttccctttgttggatgaataaagaatatctcATTTGATTTTGCCATAACATACCACCTGTTACCTCTTTTTTGCCcaattttttgccactcttgactgttttttgcccatttagtcacttttcactcgtcttgccatgtttttgccacctgttattgatttttttgtgattCGCATTAGAGGGAATTTAGAAAATGAAGAAACTCGTACCGCCCCAACATAAGCCATCTGATAtgtcaaaataatcatgaataaaaaacaaacctagTAGATCGGACCGGCTCACTTTGGGTCGATGAGATGGCAGACGAGAGCTTAGTTATTTTTCTACTCCTAAAGATGCAGGAGGAGGACGAGAGGACGCATTTGAGCTGTTGTGGATATTTCAGTGGATTTAATGTACGCTGCGTGCTGATTGGCTGTGATTTGTGGCAGCTTCTTTCAGATTTGCAGCTcacagaggaggagaagaaactGCTGAGTCAGGAAGGAGTGTCTCTGCCCAACAACCTGCCGCTCACCAAGGTGAGGCCGCCCAGCTCATTGATCagttaattatttgtatttggcaattgaaaattgccaaatatatTGTTCTCGCAGGAgttcttataattttttttcttccgcaactcctttgtcctagaactcctcctagattattaatgcagcactaatgacacgtatgtcatctcatagggacaatgtcaaggatgtgcagtcgaccttttttggagccaaaaggTCAAGGTCATATTAAGTGTCAAAAAtcaaattttccatatctctacgaatatttattttacaagttcaatgtttacatttatgaaaagctcatcccaagtggattattttatttatttggaccaaagctgtacgacctaccagtaaaaagataggtaggggtcaaagttcatgatgtcccaaaaaaaaaagtttttttcctataacctggccactggtaccattgaacaacatttcctttccaTGTGTGACCCtgacctttgctgaaggtcatatttaaggtcaagaactGCTCAGAAAAGTTAACAAAGTGAGACCTCAATGCTCTCAGTACGACAAagttcagccaaaaaaaaacttggccacaaattgagatccagtgctcagactggtaccattgaacaacatttcctttcaatgtcaaggtcagtcttttttttctgcattattactttcaatttaattagtaaaaagaacaacataaagggacattactcaacaacaaaatacaaacaataagaTATCTTTCACATGAACAATTCTATTAATTGATTCTGACTCCGCCCCCTCAGGCCGAAGAACGAATCCTGAAAAAGGTTCGCAGGAAAATTCGCAACAAGCAGTCGGCTCAGGAcagcaggaagaggaggaaggagtACATAGACGGACTGGAGAACAggtagtgtgtgtttgtcagggtgttggtcaattacatttttcaattacaattacgtcttaaattatccgtgtgtgtccgtccgTCCAGGGCGGCCTCCTGTTCGGCTCAGAACAGAGAGCTGCAGCGTACAGTGGAACAGCTGGAAAAACACAACACGTACGTTACACATCTgttgaggtcaaaggtcacactgTCACActatcaatgtgtgtgtgtttgttgtctgtATTTGTGCATTCGTCTGTTGTTGTGTctgttggtgtgtgtttttttttttttttttttatctctggttctgtttattttgtgtctgtGATTGTGTGTTGAGTGACTATTATGTGTCTGGTTGTGTATCTTTATgtctggtttgtgtgtgtgtatgttgtgtatCAGGTCTCTTCTCGCTCAGCTACGACAGCTTCAGTCTCTCATCAAGCAGACGGTCAGTAAGGGAGCCCAAACCAGCACCTGCTTACTGGTAcgctgtgtgcgtgcgtgtgcgtgcgtgcgtgcgtgtgtgtgtgtgtgtgtgtgtgtgtgtgtgtgtgtgtgtgtgtgtgtgtgtgtgtgtgtgtgtgtgtgtgtgtgtgtgtgtgtgtgtgtgtgtgtgtgtgtgtgtgtgtgtgtgtgtgtgtgtgtgtgtgtgtgtgtgtgcgcgcgtgcgtgcgtgtgtgtgtgcgtgtgcgcggttgctgattgtgtgtgttgtgcatcCTCAGATCATCCTGGTGTCTCTGGCTCTCATTGTGTTGCCGAGCTTCAGCCCCTTCAGACTCTCGTCTGTGGACGACGACTACAGACCGTCAGGAGGTGTGTCCTCACACAGCAGAAACacaactacagacacacacaactacagacacacaactacagACTGTCAGGAGGTGTGTCCTCACACAGCAGataccatctatttaatacaggcgatctgtGCGGCTGCTCTCGTCTTTAcccgaggacccctgcagccctttagctgcccctgatgctgcctgtgtgcatcctttgCTTACGTAACCGTAATAACTGTCCACGTATTTAAGCTCCGAGGAGTGTGGACAGGCCGGAGTTCACCGTGTGCGGAGGCTCAAATGTACCGTGGCCTGGAAAGGCCCGGCGGTGATGGCACCACCCTGCTCCCATGCCGCTTACCGGTGATGTGGACACGGTTTCCTCGCTGAGCCCTCTCCGCACGGACTGTCCTCAGTGCGTCCCGACACGGGGCCGGATCACGACAGTTGGTGCAAAGATTTGGTAGCGATGCTGGCCACTGAATAAGCTTTTGTTTCAGATcagattgaattagctgaacaaTCTAAAGTTTTagttatatgtatatatatatatatttgtattatgaTTACTGTTGGTTTTGGtgatttgatataaataaagataatagtgataatagtgtttggttactttaatgaatTGATACCGACACATATACCTTGTTTTaaagtatgaaatagccacaaagtgaggaaaagaaaaaaaaatgcataaaaaattgTTAATATCGTAATTATTGTTGATTAATCGAATCGTAGCGCCCTGGCTCGAAATGGAATCGTGAGGTCccttagatggcacacccctaaCAGGCCTTCAATATCCCTTTATgtcttttgtacttttttgccAGTATGGATGTGAAATGTCTTAAATTGTATTCATTACGGTattaaaaaagtcttaaaaagccTTAAATTTGACTTGTTGAAACCTGCAGAGACCCTGgatacacaactacacacacacacaactacagaaAGTGACGACAACACACACATAGATACAGTAACAACAGAGACACACTGGAATGAATTaagacaacaaaagaaaaaagaaatgacttGAGATGGACGGCAATGACACACAACAACATGGACAAACGACCACTAATGCTGTGCGATATAACGATATATAAAAACATCTACCGTACAATATTACCCTCTATGGTTTATATAACTAATTTAATGTGTGTGGTGTTGGTCCCACTCTGTAGCTAAAATGTGATGATGCTAACAAGGCTAATCTGTGTGTACATATATAACCTAACCAAACCTATATTATCATATACCGTATGATCTTTGATGGAGCTTGCAAGTAAAACtcactacaggtacggtttaAATCCATAGCAGTGGCCAtcattgttgttttcatttccacATACAAATTTATAAATCAGAACACGTGACAACAGTATATGTAGCAGATgtcacaaatattttttcattgagaAGATACTTAAAGAAGTACCATTTATTTTAggataatttttttatgttttaaaaacttCCACAAACACTGATAATCtgtaatattctctgcactAGACCTTTGCACTGTGATGGAAATGATCCGTATTTTGGTAAATTGTTGTGAATCTGCTTTTCTCTGTATCGGTATGAAAGAATTGAAaagcaatcacgttttttttttttttcttttttaaattgaccAGTCTatgcaaagttatagaaaatattAAAGCCTTATTACGAAGAATAAGTAGCCTTAGTCACAACTTTTGaaacaatatttggaaaaagctgctgcaaaatcaggcattttaggcCGTTACAATCGCAAAAATAAATGGCAAATTTTCCaatcatttcatgtaatttcaaggaaaaaaaatactatatctGGATGTATATTGTTATCAGGACATAAATTTACCTATAGCGTAAAATGTTCTCCATATTGCACAGCACTAACGACCACAGacacacaacagacacacaaagtgtATTTGTGTTAATTGTGCCATTTTTCTTCAGTTATTTCCAGAAACATCCTGACCAACCCCGCCTCCTCGCAGCAGACGACCAATGAGGTCGACTTCCTGCCTGCCAAGTCCATGCTGGGCTctgatttcagccaatcagaggctcaGATGAACACAGCTGTCGTCCAGGAGCCAATGGAAAGCCCTCAAAGCCATTTAGCCATTGAGGCGTCAGAAGGGAGCCAATCAGATAACAGTACTACTGCTGTTGCCGGGCAGATTAACCCAGTGGGTAAAGCTGGAGGTCACGACCCTGGAAAACTGACTCATGCAGATGAGATGTAGAGAAGACGCCTGATTGGACGCTTCAGGACAGCTCCGTCTGATTGGTTAGCTCTGTCCAGACGAGACTTTGTGATTGGCTGCTGCCACCTGGTGCTGCTGGTGTGAGCGGCAGGTGGAGACGGCCAATGAGAGAAGGCGCTCAAGGATCCACAGGTCTTAAGCCCCTCCCTTTAAGGTTAGGGGGAGGGGCTAAAAGATGATTACAAATGGTGTTTCATTTGGTTTGGGTTGTTTGTATTTGATTACAGATAATTATAGTTAATCATTTTAGTTGCAtaagatgatgtcacttcctgttgaGAAATGCTTTTGATTGTTGAAATACTTAAGCAGATCATTGTCACATGTCTCAAATAGCAAAGGTTTATCTTTATTACTATTTAATACAAACACAACTAAAGTCTAAACCTCCCAAAGTTAATATAATATTTGTTTCATGTTTGATGCATATATGTATTAGAGATGGCCGATATTATCGGCCCAATATGTTTGGATAAcatctgcattgtttttttctacaaatATTGAAAAAGCGATATGTATTGTttgagagaacatgtaaacaataaatatggcacttttttttttttttacaacggACGTTGaatttgttttcttattttgcaacAATGACATTTAGATAAAAATTATTTAGCAGAATTTGACATGTACTCCCAATAACCTTCTCACAGTTTTGACACTTTTCTTCAACCAAGGTGATTTGCAAACACGAAAAGAGACATCTTAAATGATCAGTTTAATTATAAAGATATTACGGATCAAAAAAAGTTCCAATGAGTTTTGGAAGACGAGCATCCGAAGGGAAAACTGCCAAAAaggaagcttttattttggtacttgtggtgaatttgcatatgagctagatatttagtttcacccatgacatttggatttaataactggatttaagattaaaaattagatttaacatttaagatttacatttaaatttcaaatgaatcaaaacagaagtaaagctatactaaaatataaaaacgggcgaaaaaattaaATCGCTTCAGAACTTAgacaaggctatagtaaggcataaaaatgggcaaaaaattttaaaacgccaaaaaacaaaggtaaggctatataaaagcataaaaacgggcgaataaaatttcaaacgccaaaaaacggaggtaaggctagtaaggcataaaaacgggcgaaaaaataaacaagaccaAAAAAAGGACGTAAGGCTATATAAAAATGAGGggaaaatttcaaacacctcgaaatagaggtaaggcataaaaacgggcgaaaaaatttcaaacgccaaaaaacaaaggtaaggttacagtaaagcacaaaaacgAGCGAagaaaattcaaacacctcaaaacaatTATTAGGcttaaaaacgggcaaaaaaatgtccaaaaccaaaaaaaggagggaaaaaataagggaaaattttcaaacacctcgaaacggaggtaaggctatatatagtaaggtataaaaacaggcgaaaaaatttcaaacgcaaaaaaatggaggtaaggttatagtaaggcataaaaatcggCGATAAAATTTGAATCGCTTCAAAacttagataaggctatagtaatgcATAAAAACGGCcgaaaaatttaaaacgccaaaaaacagaggtaaggcataaaagcaGGCGAAAAAATTTTAATCGACTCAAAACTtcgataaggctatagtaaggcataaaaataggcgcaaacatttcaaacgccaaaaaacttagatgaggctatagtaaggcataaaaacgggcgaaaaaatgttcaaaaccaAAAGAAGGATGTAAGGCTTTTTAAAAACGAGGGAAAAATTTCAATCACCtcgaaacaaaggtaaggctatagaaaggcataaaaaggagctaaaacatttcaaacgcctcgaaataaagataaggctatagtaaggcaaaaaaatggacgaaaaaatttaaattgccaaaaaaccaaagtgaggcataaaaacgggagaAAGAATTCACACGgcaaaaaacggaggtaaggctttagtacgGAAGAGGATGagagccacaaaaaaaaacaggaatgaaatagaaataaaaataaaaataattgagaaaaaaaaaagattactcCCGTACGTACCTCActcgctgttttttttttttttttcaatcttttttttttctttcattactggctctgtttttttttttttttgttttttttgatgaaagtaatgaaagaaaaaaaaaagattgaaaaaaaaaaccagcgaGTGAGGTACGTACGAgagtaatcttttttttttttttctcaattattattattatttttttcagtcctgtttttttttttttttttgtggccctaatcctcttccgtacgttagtaaggcataaaaacgggcgaaaaaatttaaaacgccaaaaaacagaggtaagactatgtgcattatatttgcaggagtttttagggtctaatgatggtcctaactcaattttttttttttgaaatttttgaaaaaatatgccttgttatagccttacttttgattttgggtgatgatagttttttgtcattttttgtgtcttactgctttcttagcccattttaagtatgtgcattatatttgcactggtttttagggtctaaagatggtcctaactcaatttttttttttttttttgaaatttttgaaaaaatatgccttgttatagccttacttttgattttgggtgattttagttttttgtcattttttgtgtcttactgctttcttagcccattttaagtatgtgcattatacttgcagtggtttttagggtctaatgatggtcctaactcaatttttttttttttttaaatttttaaaaaaatatgccttgttatagccttacttttgattttgggtgattttagttttttgtcattttttgtgtcttacttctttcttagcccattttaagtatgtgcattatacttgcaggggtttttagggtctaatgatggtcctaactcaattttctttttttgaaatttttgaaaaaatatgccttttgattttgggtgattttgggtgattatagttttttgtcattttttgtgttttactgctttcttaacccattttaagtatgtgcattatatttgcagtagtttttagggtctaatgatggtcctaactcaattttttttttgaaatttttgaaaaaatatgccttgttatagccttacttttgattttgggtgattttagtttttttgtcattttttgtgtcttactgctttctaagcccattttaagtatgtgcattatatttgcagtggtttttagggtctaatgatggtcctaactcaatttttttttttttttttttgaaatttttgaaaaaatatgccttgttatagccttacttttgattttgggtgattttagtttttttgtcattttttgtgtcttactgctttcttagcccattttaagtatgtgcattatacttgcagtggtttttagggtctaatga is a genomic window of Gouania willdenowi chromosome 16, fGouWil2.1, whole genome shotgun sequence containing:
- the creb3l4 gene encoding cyclic AMP-responsive element-binding protein 3-like protein 4 isoform X1; amino-acid sequence: MDVGVGLFPDVMATNAWTHDNSFSCSEKSLQDWVVDPKCQALSDSESDGILHGVDPNEVFPNAPVADQSSESDSGISVEPVVEGPIAMVTEEPIAARVTKQSSLGTVYQVVYDIGGDGARMEAGRENVVSIEFDQWSSQLLLSDSCVVSELPVVAATRSMGNLQSLGDELLLSDLQLTEEEKKLLSQEGVSLPNNLPLTKAEERILKKVRRKIRNKQSAQDSRKRRKEYIDGLENRAASCSAQNRELQRTVEQLEKHNTSLLAQLRQLQSLIKQTVSKGAQTSTCLLIILVSLALIVLPSFSPFRLSSVDDDYRPSGVISRNILTNPASSQQTTNEVDFLPAKSMLGSDFSQSEAQMNTAVVQEPMESPQSHLAIEASEGSQSDNSTTAVAGQINPVGKAGGHDPGKLTHADEM
- the creb3l4 gene encoding cyclic AMP-responsive element-binding protein 3-like protein 4 isoform X2; this translates as MDVGVGLFPDVMATNAWTHDNSFSCSEKSLQDWVVDPKCALSDSESDGILHGVDPNEVFPNAPVADQSSESDSGISVEPVVEGPIAMVTEEPIAARVTKQSSLGTVYQVVYDIGGDGARMEAGRENVVSIEFDQWSSQLLLSDSCVVSELPVVAATRSMGNLQSLGDELLLSDLQLTEEEKKLLSQEGVSLPNNLPLTKAEERILKKVRRKIRNKQSAQDSRKRRKEYIDGLENRAASCSAQNRELQRTVEQLEKHNTSLLAQLRQLQSLIKQTVSKGAQTSTCLLIILVSLALIVLPSFSPFRLSSVDDDYRPSGVISRNILTNPASSQQTTNEVDFLPAKSMLGSDFSQSEAQMNTAVVQEPMESPQSHLAIEASEGSQSDNSTTAVAGQINPVGKAGGHDPGKLTHADEM